From a single Natronorubrum tibetense GA33 genomic region:
- a CDS encoding acyl-CoA synthetase: MTWTVMPTFEDYTQARAAFEWDLPDAFNPAVDFLRKHDDTSRTALRYEDPDSGLETYSFDDLDDRSDRLAAALADLGVEAGDRIGVVVPQKPQNPITHLANWKLGAVSVPLTVLFGRDALQYRLADSEATAVVVDPSVRETVDEIRGECPDLEHVIELGTGGSVSGNAHPFDDLLEAHEPGVEVYDATPETPTAIMYTSGSTGPPKGVRHSHALWLGRAAAAYNYFDQGLEPGETTLWTPADWAWGAALGGTLFAAWHHGCTIVGWPRDGFDPEAAYDLMARHDVDKAFMPPTALRMLMSVDDPEDRFDLSLETFASAGEPLTSEVVDWVNETFANVAINDFYGQTELNLVVGNSDDWFDTRPGSMGKPFPGYEVCVLDPDGNEECETGEVGELAVKPGDRRVFFDEYWKLPEKTAEKRTEEGWFRTGDLVKRDDEDYLWFVSRTDDVILTSGYRVGPMEVEEAILHHSDAEQAGVVGVPDDTRGEAIKAYVQPATTDYDPAQLREEIRDLVRERLAEYEYPQHIEFVDELPTTTTGKIQRRSLRDHEEPSNATDD, encoded by the coding sequence ATGACCTGGACGGTGATGCCGACGTTCGAGGATTACACGCAGGCGCGAGCGGCGTTCGAGTGGGACCTCCCCGACGCGTTCAACCCCGCCGTCGATTTCCTCCGGAAACACGACGACACGAGTCGGACGGCGCTCCGATACGAGGACCCCGACAGCGGCCTCGAGACCTACTCCTTCGACGACCTCGACGACCGATCGGACCGGCTCGCGGCCGCACTCGCCGACCTCGGCGTCGAAGCGGGCGACCGCATCGGTGTCGTCGTTCCACAGAAACCCCAGAATCCGATCACCCATCTGGCGAACTGGAAGCTCGGTGCCGTCTCCGTCCCGCTCACGGTGCTCTTCGGACGCGACGCGCTGCAGTATCGACTCGCCGACAGCGAGGCTACCGCCGTCGTCGTCGATCCGAGCGTCCGCGAGACCGTCGACGAGATTCGCGGGGAGTGTCCCGACCTCGAGCACGTGATCGAACTCGGCACCGGGGGATCGGTTTCGGGGAACGCCCACCCGTTCGACGACCTGCTTGAGGCTCACGAGCCCGGGGTCGAGGTTTACGACGCGACGCCGGAAACACCGACGGCGATCATGTACACGAGCGGCTCGACGGGGCCGCCGAAGGGCGTCCGCCACAGCCACGCCCTCTGGCTCGGCCGGGCCGCGGCGGCGTACAACTACTTCGATCAGGGGCTCGAGCCGGGTGAGACCACGCTCTGGACGCCCGCCGACTGGGCCTGGGGGGCCGCGCTTGGCGGCACGCTCTTCGCGGCGTGGCACCACGGCTGTACGATCGTGGGCTGGCCGCGCGACGGGTTCGATCCCGAAGCGGCCTACGACCTCATGGCGCGCCACGACGTGGACAAGGCGTTCATGCCACCGACTGCGCTCCGGATGCTGATGTCGGTTGACGACCCCGAGGACCGGTTCGATCTCTCCCTCGAGACGTTCGCTTCGGCGGGCGAACCCCTCACGTCCGAGGTCGTCGACTGGGTCAACGAGACGTTTGCGAACGTCGCGATCAACGACTTCTACGGGCAGACCGAACTCAACCTCGTCGTCGGCAACTCGGACGACTGGTTCGACACCCGGCCCGGGAGTATGGGGAAGCCGTTCCCCGGCTACGAGGTGTGCGTGCTCGACCCCGACGGAAACGAGGAGTGCGAGACCGGCGAGGTGGGCGAACTCGCGGTGAAGCCGGGGGATCGACGCGTCTTCTTCGACGAGTACTGGAAGCTACCGGAGAAGACGGCCGAAAAACGAACGGAGGAGGGATGGTTCCGCACCGGCGACCTGGTGAAACGCGACGACGAGGACTATCTCTGGTTCGTCTCCCGGACCGACGACGTGATCCTCACGAGCGGCTACCGCGTCGGCCCGATGGAAGTCGAGGAGGCGATTCTCCACCATTCCGACGCCGAACAGGCGGGCGTCGTCGGCGTCCCGGACGACACTCGCGGCGAGGCGATCAAAGCGTACGTCCAGCCCGCGACGACCGACTACGACCCGGCCCAACTGCGCGAGGAGATTCGCGACCTCGTCCGAGAGCGCCTTGCCGAGTACGAGTACCCACAGCACATCGAGTTCGTCGACGAACTCCCGACGACGACGACCGGCAAGATCCAGCGTCGCTCGCTCCGAGATCACGAGGAACCATCGAACGCGACCGACGACTGA
- a CDS encoding universal stress protein → MHRVLLPVDTNESRAIKQATYVASLPDAAQSVEAYILFIFNEESADLPKEFEQFKSAARIGSVRRAKERLEESSVDVTVLDKSGEAEGGNILETADEYDVDSIVLGGRKRSPVGKAVFGSVTQSVILETDRPVVVTGGGED, encoded by the coding sequence ATGCACCGCGTGCTACTTCCCGTCGACACGAACGAGAGTCGAGCGATCAAACAGGCGACGTACGTCGCCTCGCTGCCGGACGCAGCGCAATCGGTCGAAGCGTACATCCTGTTCATCTTCAACGAGGAGAGTGCGGACCTGCCAAAGGAGTTCGAACAGTTCAAGTCGGCCGCGAGAATCGGGTCCGTTCGCCGCGCGAAGGAGCGACTCGAGGAGTCGTCGGTCGACGTCACCGTCCTCGACAAAAGCGGCGAGGCCGAGGGTGGGAACATCCTCGAGACGGCCGACGAGTACGATGTCGACTCGATTGTACTCGGCGGTCGGAAGCGCTCGCCGGTCGGCAAGGCGGTGTTCGGCAGCGTCACGCAGTCGGTCATCCTCGAGACCGATCGGCCGGTCGTCGTGACGGGCGGCGGAGAGGACTGA
- a CDS encoding helix-turn-helix transcriptional regulator, which produces MANEDSAELRSTLHKRHNVLAALATEPRTKPDLVDAIAPSRSTIDRAISALKDAGCIERRDSTYYLTQLGRVSLAEHNRHTKTIDGIARASDVLDSVSTDVHIDPVFFSGVSVQIADPHAPESALKDSIEALKATDRLVGLVPVILSVYIEALTDLVREHDVKAELLLHENAFDSLLESYQDRFGNIDTTAHVDFYVTDQDLPYALWITEHDERSRVDITAHENGGVRGVLMNDSPTALQWARNEFAEYLETADPVTVDLI; this is translated from the coding sequence ATGGCTAACGAGGATAGCGCAGAACTTCGGTCAACGCTCCACAAACGACACAACGTACTCGCCGCCCTCGCAACCGAACCCCGGACGAAACCAGATCTCGTCGACGCCATCGCCCCGTCCCGCTCGACAATTGATCGCGCCATTAGCGCCCTCAAAGACGCAGGCTGTATTGAGCGACGTGACAGCACCTACTACCTTACCCAACTCGGCCGTGTATCTCTCGCTGAACATAACCGACACACGAAGACTATTGACGGTATCGCTCGCGCCAGTGATGTCCTTGACTCCGTCTCCACAGATGTCCACATCGATCCCGTCTTCTTCAGCGGAGTATCCGTCCAGATCGCCGATCCGCATGCCCCAGAATCTGCCCTCAAAGATAGTATCGAGGCGCTCAAGGCAACCGACCGACTAGTTGGTCTCGTTCCCGTCATCCTCTCGGTGTATATTGAAGCACTTACCGACCTCGTCCGAGAACACGACGTCAAAGCCGAACTCCTCCTCCACGAAAACGCATTTGATTCCCTCCTTGAATCCTATCAGGATCGATTCGGCAACATTGACACCACTGCTCATGTTGACTTCTACGTGACCGACCAAGACCTTCCTTATGCTCTCTGGATCACGGAACATGACGAGCGCTCGCGAGTTGATATCACCGCCCATGAGAACGGTGGCGTGCGTGGCGTCCTAATGAATGATTCCCCGACTGCTCTGCAGTGGGCTCGCAACGAGTTCGCTGAGTATCTCGAAACTGCAGATCCGGTTACAGTTGATCTGATATGA
- a CDS encoding SDR family oxidoreductase yields the protein MALEKPDLSGQTAFITGTTRGIGKSIALALAEQGCNIVSTGKTSEDDDDYEDRDLEGSIEQTAREAEEHGVEALAIKLDVRDEAAVEAAADRAIDEFGEVNIVINNASAIQLAAVEDLPPKRFDLMTDVNVRGTYLTSRVFADHLREVDNAWLLTNSPPVGIDRSPGSGPYAWSKLGMSFITLSLASELGGDDVGCNTFWPVTAIDTRATRYFGMGTEEDWRTPEIVSDTVLEILTRDPAEFTGNAVYDEDVLREAGVDDFSRYNLTEGDPAPGSAQLFDPEYSRPE from the coding sequence ATGGCACTCGAGAAACCGGATCTCTCCGGCCAGACGGCGTTCATCACGGGGACGACCCGCGGCATCGGCAAGTCGATCGCACTCGCCCTCGCGGAGCAGGGCTGCAACATCGTCTCGACGGGCAAGACGAGCGAGGACGACGACGATTACGAGGACCGCGACCTCGAAGGATCAATCGAACAGACGGCCCGCGAAGCGGAAGAACACGGAGTCGAGGCGCTTGCGATCAAACTCGACGTCCGCGACGAGGCGGCCGTCGAGGCGGCGGCCGACCGCGCGATCGACGAGTTCGGCGAGGTCAACATCGTCATCAACAACGCGAGCGCGATCCAGCTCGCGGCCGTCGAGGATCTGCCGCCCAAGCGGTTCGACCTCATGACCGATGTCAACGTTCGGGGAACGTACCTGACCTCGAGGGTCTTCGCGGACCATCTCCGCGAGGTGGATAACGCGTGGCTACTCACGAATTCGCCACCGGTCGGCATCGACCGCTCCCCCGGGTCGGGTCCGTACGCGTGGTCGAAACTCGGGATGAGCTTCATCACGCTCTCGCTTGCGAGCGAACTCGGCGGCGACGATGTCGGCTGTAACACCTTCTGGCCCGTTACGGCGATCGACACGCGCGCGACGCGATACTTCGGGATGGGCACCGAAGAGGACTGGCGAACCCCCGAGATCGTCAGCGACACCGTTCTCGAGATACTCACTCGCGACCCTGCGGAGTTCACCGGGAATGCGGTCTACGACGAGGATGTGCTTCGAGAAGCCGGCGTGGACGATTTCTCGCGGTACAACCTGACGGAAGGCGATCCGGCGCCCGGATCGGCGCAGCTGTTCGATCCCGAGTATTCTCGGCCCGAGTGA